GCATTGCAAACGCCCTCCGGCCAGCCCCTGAATCTCGCCGAGAACCAAACGGCCACCATCACCTTTCCGGTTCCGCAATCCATGGCAGGCTCCGCGCCCGCAACCCTCGGTTTGTACCGCCTGGATGAGGTCAACGGACAATGGCTTCACGAAGGCGAAGCGCAGTTGCAGGGCAGCAGCTATGTGGGCGAAGTGAGCCATTTCTCTTACTGGGGAATTTTTGACGACTTTGACGGTGTGATGCTTGAAGGTACACTTGTGAACCAGGCCGGAGCACCCGTGCCCAATACCACTGTGACCATTCTGGACGCCGACGGACCAGGATGGGAGACCACCCAAACCGATGCCGACGGAAACTTCAATGTACTCGTTCCGGAAAACCTCAATCTCAATTTGATGGTGAGCAACCTGTGCAACGTAACCATCTACGCACAGGCCCTCGGTTCCATTTCGTCCGATACCGACCTCGGAAACATTACCGTCAACGAGTCTGAAGCAGGCTTTTCACAGATATCCGGAAACCTCGTAAACTGCGATGGCAATCCCGTGTCGCTCGCGTCCGTTCAAATCTGCTGGCAGCAAGGTTGCCAGAGCCTCATGGTAATGAACGGCTCCTTCGACGTGGCCTTCTCATGGTGCGATGCTACTGCCTTTACGGTTTCGGTCTTTGATTTTGGAAGCGGCGAAACCGCTCAACTTACCGTCAATGCCGACAATACAATCAACCTCGGAACGGTGCAGCTTTGTGACAACCCCGCCGACGAGTTTATCAACTTTACCATTGATGGGGTGAATGTGGCCTTGCCCAACCCCTACCAGAGCATTGTGGACAATCAGAGCCGTGTAAACGCGCAAAACTCAAGCTACTCTTTTGAAATGCGCTGGCCGGTGGAGGGTGTGACCAATTCGGTTTTCAGCAACAGCGAGGTACAATGGCAATACTCCTACTACACCACCCCCGATACCTCTTTGCAGTTTCAATATGCCTCCTGCGGGTTGGGCGAATGCGAAAATCTCACCTTCACGCTTACACAGGTAGAAGCTGTGGGAGGATATATTGAAGGAACCTTTGAAGGAACCCTCGATTTCAGCAACGGATTTCAGGGCGTAACACCCAATGCGCCGCTATCAGGATCATTTCGTGTACTCAGATCTCAATAACTGTTTTGGTTAAATGACGGAAGTAGAGCTACTGAACGGGTGCATGAATGGCGAGGCGCACTGCCAGCAAGCACTGGTGGTGCGCTTTTCGCCCATGCTCTTTACGGTAGCAAAAAGGTACACCGGAAACGACAACGACGCCCACGACGTGCTGCAGGATGCACTGGTGAAAATACTTACGGCTTTGCAAAAGAACTACGAACACCGAAACAAACTGGAGCCCTGGATGCGCTCTGTAGTCATTACCACCGCCCTCAATGCGCTCGACAGAAGCTGGGTGCGGCGGGAAAAGCAAAGTGAGGTGCTCAATGACCTGGCGCAGGTAGAGCCCACAACCTACGCAAAACTCGGAGCCGAAGAACTCCTGAAACTGATCGCAGCCCTGCCCGATGGCTACCGGCAAATCTTTAACCTGAGTGTGATGGAAGGCTACTCACACGCCGAAATTGCCGACATGCTGCACATTACCGAAAGTACCTCGCGATCGCAACTGCTCCGCGCCCGTCGCATGCTTCAGGAAAAAATTACCGAACTTGAAACTGTACGATTATGAGTGATTTTGAACAACATCTGCGCAACCAGCTCAGCCAATACGAAAGTCCGGTGGATACCGGCGCCGTATGGGCTGGCGTGCAACAAAAGATGGCAAGCGGAGTCAAGGGAGGCTTTGCTCTTTCATGGTACATGGGGGCCTTGCTGGTGCTGCTGATTGCCGGAGGAATTGGGTGGGGACTTCACGCAGCCCAAAACCATGCTACCGCCTTGTATGAGCCCCGCAATACAGAAGCGCTGGCGTGGCTCAACGTTGATGATTTCGAAGCGGAAAGTTCCATCGCAACCCTGCCCGGGGAGTTGGAAAACGAACTGATTGCTTCAGCAGAACACACCCATGCTTCTGCACAACCCGCTTCAACACGTATCGAAACAACAAACCATCACACTGACCATGCCGAGCCACAACCGGAAAAAAGGTTGAATACATTGCCATACACTCCCGGAGACGACGCGGAAACCGTGGGCGGTTCCAAACCCATGATCAACCCCGAATCTGAATATGCAACCGGCCGGGCCACTAAACAGACAAGCGCTGAAAGTGGCGAAGCGAAAACGTCTGACCTGTCGTCAAAGGCTTCATCAGCTCCGTCAGCGCCGTCGGCTCCAACTCAGACTTCCGCATACAGTCGTTTGAACACCATGCCCACGCGGTGGGCCACAGCTTTTGGCCTCAGCACCCGGGAACCATCGCTCATGGGCGGACCGTGGGAAATGCCCGAATGGGAGCACCCCGACAAAGAACCTGAGCCAACGGGAAAATGGATGCTTCGCGGCGGCATTGGAGCCGGGCTGCCTGTACGCCAGCTCAGCGCTCAGGAAAGCGCCATGGAAAGCTATACGGAGCGCCGCAACCAAACCGAAACACCCCTCGATTTTATGAGCGCTCACCTGATGGTGGGCATGCGTCTTTCGGGCGGGTGGTACGCCATGACGGGACTCAACATCACGCAAATAACCGAGTCCTTTCACCTGCGCATGCGCACCGAAGAGAGCACCACCGTGCCCGTGATTTCGGAGATTTTTATCAACGCCAACGGCGATTCTCTGCTGACCTACCAGGACGCCGAAGCAACCATAGTGAGAGAAACAGAAATGAATCATTACAACCGCTACACCCTGATTGACGTGCCGCTCTTTGTAGGTCACGAGTGGCAACGCGGGCGCTGGTTTGTTGCGCTCGAAGGGGGAGTAATGTTCAATCTGTCGCTGCGCGCCTCGGGGAGCGTGCTGGCATACGATGAAGTACCTGTTCGCCTCGAAAATTCGGGCATGATTCGTTCAAGGGTCAACTTCAGCTATGCCGCACAATTGCGCCTCGGATACCAATGGTCTCCCCGCTGGCGCGCAGAGATCGCCGCTTCCTATCGCGCCATCCCCGGGTCTATGCTCTCAGATGATGCCCAAAAACAGAATTACCACCTTCCGGGACTGCAACTGGGATTGCGCTACCAGATTTTTAACCGCTAAACAACTTAATCCAACATAAACAGTCAATTTAGTATCCATCTTACCAAACCCAACAACATGAAACCACTACAACTCTTTTTCGCGCTGCTTTTCCTGAGTGGAACCGTATGCGCCCAACCCGGAATCTGGTTCTCAGGCCAGGTGACCTCACACCCCAATCAGGCATTCGACGTTATTCTTGCCGTTTACTCAGATCCGGTGGTGAGCACTACCCTCACCGTGGATGAAAACGGCGTGATCTCTCCAACCTTTGTAGAACTGCCTTCACCCCAGTGGACCGCCGCAGAAATCATTTTCTCCAACTGCCAGGATGCCGTGGTTACCCACGTAATTCCCAACGATACAGTGCAGGATATGTACAACGTTTTCGTAACCTTCGACTACTGCTACAACGCACCGATACCCGGCTGCACCGACCCCCAGGCCACCAACTACAATCCGGTGGCCACAATGGATGACGGTAGCTGCACCTACGAATGCGCCTTCAATGAACTCACCCTCCAAATGACCGGTGGTGAAATGCTGCCCGACAGCGCAAACATTTTCTGGTTGTTTTTTGAGAACAACAGCA
Above is a genomic segment from Cryomorphaceae bacterium containing:
- a CDS encoding carboxypeptidase regulatory-like domain-containing protein, translated to MRPCNETQRHTVQPSESRNDHPMNFLKIHFNKPNFLWIFLILLSLTSCRKDYDKSSENTQFPGNQPYAVTVNGSVMGMVLNQNSVPMSGAVVKAGNHQTTTNTDGIYVFHNIPLNQKGMNIRASINGFWSSSRVVYPRHNHMHHVTHTMLQRFQTGQFSAADGGEVDLSDGTSLVFGPNSIAQSTGELYSGTVSVDKRRLNPDNPLTVRYVPGMRGINQDQQEVALQSYGILAVALQTPSGQPLNLAENQTATITFPVPQSMAGSAPATLGLYRLDEVNGQWLHEGEAQLQGSSYVGEVSHFSYWGIFDDFDGVMLEGTLVNQAGAPVPNTTVTILDADGPGWETTQTDADGNFNVLVPENLNLNLMVSNLCNVTIYAQALGSISSDTDLGNITVNESEAGFSQISGNLVNCDGNPVSLASVQICWQQGCQSLMVMNGSFDVAFSWCDATAFTVSVFDFGSGETAQLTVNADNTINLGTVQLCDNPADEFINFTIDGVNVALPNPYQSIVDNQSRVNAQNSSYSFEMRWPVEGVTNSVFSNSEVQWQYSYYTTPDTSLQFQYASCGLGECENLTFTLTQVEAVGGYIEGTFEGTLDFSNGFQGVTPNAPLSGSFRVLRSQ
- a CDS encoding sigma-70 family RNA polymerase sigma factor, whose amino-acid sequence is MTEVELLNGCMNGEAHCQQALVVRFSPMLFTVAKRYTGNDNDAHDVLQDALVKILTALQKNYEHRNKLEPWMRSVVITTALNALDRSWVRREKQSEVLNDLAQVEPTTYAKLGAEELLKLIAALPDGYRQIFNLSVMEGYSHAEIADMLHITESTSRSQLLRARRMLQEKITELETVRL